The Streptomyces sp. NBC_00691 genome has a segment encoding these proteins:
- a CDS encoding (Fe-S)-binding protein: MRVALFVTCVNDAVFPATGVATVRVLERLGVEVDFPAAQTCCGQPQFNTGYRAETAPLVRRTVRAFEGYAYVVTPSGSCAAMVRHHYAAFGAEAAGLAPRVYELTEFLVDVLGVTDVGAWFPHRVTYHPSCHGLRLLGLGERPRRLLEAVKGLELVELPAAEECCGFGGTFAVKNPDVSAAMGADKIANALSTGAEVLCGADNSCLLHVGGMLSRQGAPLRAVHLADILASTEEEPWR, encoded by the coding sequence ATGCGTGTCGCCCTCTTCGTCACCTGCGTCAACGACGCCGTCTTCCCCGCGACGGGCGTGGCCACCGTCCGCGTCCTCGAACGCCTCGGCGTGGAGGTCGACTTCCCGGCCGCGCAGACCTGTTGCGGACAGCCTCAGTTCAACACCGGGTACCGCGCCGAGACCGCCCCGCTGGTACGCCGCACGGTCCGGGCCTTCGAGGGGTACGCGTACGTGGTCACCCCCTCGGGCTCGTGCGCGGCGATGGTGCGGCACCACTACGCGGCGTTCGGCGCGGAGGCGGCGGGCCTGGCTCCCCGCGTGTACGAGTTGACGGAGTTCCTGGTGGACGTGCTCGGAGTGACCGACGTGGGCGCCTGGTTCCCCCACCGGGTGACGTATCACCCGTCCTGTCACGGGCTGCGTCTCCTCGGCCTCGGGGAGCGGCCGCGAAGGCTCCTGGAGGCGGTGAAGGGCCTGGAGCTGGTGGAGCTGCCCGCCGCGGAGGAGTGCTGCGGCTTCGGCGGGACGTTCGCGGTGAAGAACCCGGACGTGTCGGCGGCGATGGGCGCCGACAAGATCGCCAACGCGCTGTCCACGGGCGCCGAGGTCCTGTGCGGCGCGGACAACTCCTGCCTGCTGCACGTGGGCGGCATGCTGAGCCGGCAGGGGGCTCCGCTGCGCGCGGTGCACCTGGCGGACATCCTGGCGAGCACGGAAGAGGAGCCCTGGCGGTGA